The Xanthomonas sontii genome contains a region encoding:
- the minC gene encoding septum site-determining protein MinC produces the protein MSSVNLDFEQAGELKIGQVGIANLRVRTLDVARLSQEMRERVQRAPKLFGRAAVIIDFGGLAQTPDVATAQALLDGLRDAGVLPVALAYGTREIEELSVALGLPLLAKFRAQYERFDGGAPAAAAAPVSPPPPPPPPPAPAARPQPGRMQKSAVRSGQQLYAENCDLTVVATVGAGAEVISDGSIHIYGTLRGRALAGAQGNTEARIFCRDFHAELVAIAGHYKVLDDIPKELRGKAVQVWLEQDQIMIAAQD, from the coding sequence GTGTCGTCGGTGAATCTGGATTTCGAGCAGGCCGGCGAACTGAAGATCGGCCAGGTCGGCATCGCCAACCTGCGCGTGCGCACGCTGGACGTGGCGCGGCTGAGCCAGGAGATGCGCGAGCGCGTGCAGCGCGCGCCCAAGCTGTTCGGCCGTGCCGCGGTGATCATCGATTTCGGCGGCCTGGCGCAGACCCCGGACGTGGCCACCGCGCAGGCGCTGCTGGACGGGCTGCGCGACGCCGGCGTGCTGCCGGTGGCGCTGGCCTACGGCACCCGCGAGATCGAGGAGCTGTCGGTGGCGCTGGGTCTGCCGCTGCTGGCCAAGTTCCGTGCGCAGTACGAGCGCTTCGATGGCGGCGCGCCCGCCGCCGCAGCGGCACCGGTCTCGCCGCCGCCCCCGCCTCCGCCACCGCCCGCTCCGGCGGCGCGGCCGCAACCCGGGCGCATGCAGAAGAGCGCGGTGCGCTCCGGACAACAGCTGTATGCGGAGAACTGCGACCTGACCGTGGTGGCCACCGTCGGCGCCGGCGCCGAGGTGATCTCCGACGGCAGCATCCACATCTACGGCACGCTGCGCGGCCGTGCGCTGGCCGGCGCCCAGGGCAACACCGAGGCGCGGATCTTCTGCCGCGATTTCCACGCCGAACTGGTCGCCATTGCCGGCCACTACAAGGTGCTGGACGATATTCCCAAGGAACTGCGTGGCAAGGCCGTCCAGGTCTGGCTGGAGCAGGACCAGATCATGATCGCCGCGCAAGACTGA
- the minD gene encoding septum site-determining protein MinD, giving the protein MAEIIVVTSGKGGVGKTTTSASLACGLARRGKKVAVIDFDVGLRNLDLIMGCERRVVYDFVNVVHNEATLKQALIKDKRFDNLFVLAASQTRDKDALTQEGVEKVLKDLAADGFDYIVCDSPAGIEKGAFLAMYFADRAVVVVNPEVSSVRDSDRILGLLDSKTHKAESGKSLPAFLLLTRYSPARVETGEMLSIGDVEEVLGLKAIGVIPESGDVLNASNKGEPVILDAESPAGQAYEDAVARILGEERPMRFISVEKKGFFTKLFGG; this is encoded by the coding sequence TTGGCTGAAATTATCGTTGTCACCTCCGGCAAGGGCGGCGTCGGCAAGACCACCACCAGCGCGAGCCTGGCCTGCGGGCTGGCGCGACGCGGCAAGAAGGTCGCCGTGATCGACTTCGACGTGGGCCTGCGCAACCTCGACCTGATCATGGGCTGCGAGCGCCGCGTGGTGTACGACTTCGTCAACGTGGTGCACAACGAAGCCACGCTGAAGCAGGCGCTGATCAAGGACAAGCGCTTCGACAACCTGTTCGTGCTGGCCGCCTCGCAGACCCGCGACAAGGACGCGCTGACCCAGGAAGGCGTGGAGAAGGTGCTCAAGGACCTGGCCGCCGACGGCTTCGACTACATCGTCTGCGATTCGCCGGCCGGCATCGAGAAGGGCGCGTTCCTGGCGATGTACTTCGCCGACCGCGCGGTGGTGGTGGTCAATCCGGAAGTGTCCTCGGTGCGCGACTCCGACCGCATCCTCGGCCTGCTCGACTCCAAGACCCACAAGGCCGAGAGCGGCAAGAGCCTGCCCGCGTTCCTGCTGCTGACCCGCTACAGCCCGGCGCGCGTGGAAACCGGCGAGATGCTCAGCATCGGCGACGTGGAGGAAGTGCTCGGCCTGAAGGCGATCGGCGTGATCCCCGAATCCGGCGACGTGCTCAATGCCTCCAACAAGGGCGAGCCGGTGATCCTGGACGCCGAATCCCCGGCCGGCCAGGCCTACGAGGACGCCGTGGCGCGCATCCTCGGCGAGGAACGTCCGATGCGTTTCATCTCCGTGGAGAAGAAGGGCTTCTTCACCAAGTTGTTCGGAGGGTGA
- the minE gene encoding cell division topological specificity factor MinE: protein MGLFDFLKTKKNTAETAKNRLQIIIAQERSQRGGPDYLPLLQRELLEVIKKYVNIDADAVKVDLVKDGEHDVLDISVALPEGPTP, encoded by the coding sequence ATGGGACTATTCGATTTCCTCAAGACCAAGAAGAACACCGCCGAGACCGCGAAGAACCGCCTGCAGATCATCATCGCGCAGGAACGCAGCCAGCGCGGCGGCCCGGACTACCTGCCGCTGCTGCAGCGCGAGCTGCTGGAAGTGATCAAGAAGTACGTCAACATCGACGCCGACGCGGTCAAGGTGGACCTGGTCAAGGACGGCGAGCACGACGTGCTCGACATCTCCGTCGCCCTGCCGGAAGGGCCGACGCCCTGA